One genomic region from Xylocopa sonorina isolate GNS202 chromosome 8, iyXylSono1_principal, whole genome shotgun sequence encodes:
- the Arfip gene encoding ADP ribosylation factor interacting protein arfaptin, with product MERSIHEMLKDAPSLNDSDGAVHSGTPPPHVPNNCTNDNQPRPATINLTLNNPTSQMSITVSPNTPIQNGDTQTMRTAQSKIESIKNWSISTYKCTRQLMYEKLGKTSRTVDSELETQIELLRDTQRKYCNVLRLSRALASHFHHVVQTQHALGEAFSELAQKSPELQEEFLYNSETQRNLTKNGETLLGALNFFVSSVNTLCNKTIEDTLFTVRQYETARIEYDAYRTDLEALAQVTKNDSSNAARLEAAQANYEEHKQNFEKLRSDVSIKLKFLDENRIKVMHKQLLLFHNAVSAYFSGNQTALEATLKQFNIKVKSPNSSLPSWLEQ from the exons ATGGAGCGAAGTATCCATGAAATGTTAAAAGATGCTCCATCTTTAAATGACAGTGACGGCGCGGTTCATAGCGGAACTCCTCCACCTCATGTTCCAAACAATTGTACTAATGATAATCAACCTAGACCGGCCACAATAAATTTAACATTAAATAATCCTACATCTCAAATGT CTATAACAGTATCTCCAAATACACCTATTCAAAATGGTGATACACAAACAATGCGCACAGCTCAGAGTAAAATCGAGAGTATTAAGAATTGGAGTATTTCCACGTACAAGTGTACAAGACAATTAATGTACGAAAAACTTGGGAAAACATCGCGTACAGTGGATTCAG AACTTGAAACACAGATTGAATTACTAAGAGACACTCAAagaaaatattgtaatgtttTACGATTATCTAGAGCATTAGCTTCTCATTTTCATCATGTTGTTCAGACGCAACACGCTTTAGGAGAAGCATTTTCTGAATTGGCACAAAAATCACCAGAGTTACAAGAGGAGTTTCTATATAATTCAGAAACTCAGAGAAACTTGACTAAAAATGGTGAAACTTTACTAGGGGCCTTAAACTTTTTTGTTTCTTCAGTAAACACACTTTGCAACAAAACTATTGAAGACACATTATTTACAGTACGTCAGTATGAAACAGCAAG AATAGAATACGATGCCTACAGAACAGATCTTGAAGCGTTAGCTCAAGTAACAAAAAATGATAGCAGTAATGCAGCAAGGTTAGAAGCAGCTCAAGCTAATTATGAAGAACATAAACAAAACTTTGAAAAACTAAGATCAGATGTTTCGATTAAGCTTAAATTTTTGGATGAGAATAGG ATCAAAGTAATGCATAAACAATTATTACTGTTTCACAATGCAGTATCCGCTTATTTTTCTGGAAATCAAACTGCATTGGAAGCAACATTGaaacaatttaatataaaagtTAAATCGCCGAATTCATCTTTACCGTCGTGGCTTGAACAGTAG
- the LOC143426020 gene encoding mitochondrial import inner membrane translocase subunit Tim10 B, translated as MDASIIRNIKDFQLLFNQMSESCFKTCVSTFLSRDVSTDEAECVEKCSGKQINANHKIMEIFMEVQPVIVRKKMEEFQKAQATLEAAKNEQNPQNTT; from the exons ATGGATGCCTCAATTATTAGAAAT ATAAAAGATTTTCAACTTCTGTTCAATCAAATGTCAGAATCATGCTTTAAAACGTGTGTGAGTACATTTCTGTCAAGGGATGTTTCTACTGATGAG GCTGAATGTGTAGAAAAGTGTTCGGGCAAACAGATTAATGCTAATCACAAAATAATGGAAATATTTATGGAAGTGCAGCCTGTTATTGTTCGTAAAAAAATGGAAGAATTTCAAAAGGCTCAAGCAACCTTAGAAGCAGCAAAAAATGAACAAAATCCTCAAAACACTACTTAG